One Acetobacterium sp. KB-1 DNA segment encodes these proteins:
- the purH gene encoding bifunctional phosphoribosylaminoimidazolecarboxamide formyltransferase/IMP cyclohydrolase — protein MRALLSVSDKHGIVEFATKLTAMGWEILSTGGTAKTLRAAGLTITDVSEVTGFPECLDGRVKTLHPKIHGGILGIRNNPDHQKQMADLDITPIDLLVINLYPFKNTILKEGVAFSDAVENIDIGGPTMLRSAAKNFNDVTVVVDPEDYAMVLSELEANGKTSDQTRYNLALKVFETTANYDTMIADYLRKRANGEVLQDTITMTFNKVQDLRYGENPHQKAAFYGEVVPVKGALTAAKQLQGKELSYNNINDTNGALEILKEYGDEPTIVAVKHANPCGIASDDEIAVAYIKAHDSDPVSIFGGIIASNRLIDEAAAKEMIKTFLEVIVAPGFTPEALAVLAAKPNLRLLELSDITYNEPSYEVKKVIGGLLVQERDTKLYNELKVVTKLKPSEAEMDELLFAWKAVKNTKSNAISLTKDKCLIANGPGQVNRVGALENAIRQAGEKVKGAVMASDAFFPFDDSVKAAAAAGIIAIIQPGGAGRDADSIKACDEAGIAMVFTGMRHFKH, from the coding sequence ATGAGAGCTTTATTAAGTGTATCGGATAAACATGGGATTGTCGAATTTGCAACAAAACTGACAGCAATGGGATGGGAAATCCTATCCACCGGGGGAACTGCCAAAACTCTGAGAGCAGCAGGTCTAACGATTACCGATGTTTCAGAGGTAACCGGCTTTCCGGAATGTCTGGACGGACGGGTCAAAACCTTACATCCTAAAATTCACGGTGGAATTTTGGGAATCCGCAACAATCCAGACCACCAGAAGCAAATGGCAGATCTTGACATTACCCCCATCGATTTGTTGGTCATTAACCTCTATCCATTTAAAAACACCATTTTAAAAGAAGGCGTCGCCTTTTCCGATGCGGTCGAAAATATTGATATTGGAGGACCAACGATGCTGCGCTCGGCGGCCAAAAACTTTAATGATGTAACCGTAGTTGTGGATCCGGAAGACTATGCTATGGTGCTATCTGAGCTGGAAGCAAACGGCAAAACAAGCGATCAAACTCGCTATAACCTGGCTCTAAAAGTGTTTGAAACAACCGCCAACTATGACACGATGATCGCCGATTACTTAAGAAAAAGGGCGAACGGGGAAGTCTTACAAGACACCATTACGATGACCTTTAATAAGGTTCAGGATTTGCGCTATGGCGAAAATCCGCACCAGAAAGCTGCTTTCTATGGTGAAGTGGTTCCCGTTAAAGGCGCCCTAACCGCAGCCAAACAACTCCAGGGTAAAGAACTTTCCTACAATAATATCAACGATACCAACGGGGCCCTGGAAATATTAAAGGAATATGGGGACGAACCCACGATTGTCGCGGTTAAGCATGCTAATCCTTGTGGTATTGCCAGCGATGACGAAATTGCCGTGGCCTATATAAAAGCCCATGACAGTGATCCGGTTTCCATCTTTGGCGGCATTATCGCATCTAATCGTCTGATTGACGAAGCCGCTGCCAAAGAAATGATTAAAACCTTCCTGGAAGTGATCGTCGCTCCAGGATTTACACCAGAGGCGTTGGCTGTTTTGGCAGCGAAGCCAAACCTGCGTTTATTAGAGCTTTCTGACATCACGTACAACGAACCGAGCTATGAAGTAAAAAAAGTCATCGGTGGACTGCTGGTACAGGAACGCGATACCAAGCTTTATAATGAGTTGAAAGTGGTCACGAAACTTAAGCCCAGTGAAGCTGAAATGGATGAATTGCTGTTTGCCTGGAAAGCGGTTAAGAACACTAAATCCAACGCCATCAGCCTGACTAAAGATAAATGCCTGATCGCCAACGGACCGGGCCAGGTCAATCGGGTTGGTGCTCTGGAAAACGCCATCCGTCAGGCCGGCGAAAAGGTCAAAGGGGCAGTGATGGCGTCTGATGCCTTCTTCCCTTTTGACGACAGTGTCAAAGCTGCCGCTGCCGCTGGCATTATCGCCATTATTCAACCCGGTGGGGCGGGACGTGATGCGGATTCAATCAAAGCCTGTGATGAGGCAGGCATTGCGATGGTATTTACCGGCATGCGCCACTTCAAACACTAA
- the purF gene encoding amidophosphoribosyltransferase, whose protein sequence is MINDKFRDECGIMGAYLKSKENNCSSYIYYGLYALQHRGQESAGISVNKEGKISTHKETGLVSDAFKGNVLKQLKGNIGIGHVRYSTSGEDGVMNAQPLTVNHSVGQIALAHNGNLINDSALRNMLEDSGVVFQTTIDTEVMVNILARGLRHGMIEAIQRMVEIIKGAYALVITVGDKLVGVRDPYGLRPLCIGKKDEDYFLASESCALDAIGAELVRDVEPGEIVVIDENGLNSYGQNNWVKKKACIFELIYFARPDSVMDETSVYAARHKAGEILAKEAPVEADVVIGVPDSGIGAAIGYAEASGIPYGVGLIKNKYIGRTFIQPNQKLREEGVRIKLNPLKETIKDKRVIIIDDSIVRGTTSKRLVAILRQAGAKEVHFRVTSPPVAHTCHFGIDTPRRKYLIGAKKTVEEIREILGADSLAYISLDGLNESVGGKTTFCRACFDGEYPMEVPILNAND, encoded by the coding sequence ATGATAAATGACAAGTTTCGCGATGAATGTGGAATAATGGGGGCCTATCTCAAATCCAAAGAGAATAACTGTTCTTCCTATATCTATTATGGACTTTACGCGCTTCAACATCGAGGTCAGGAAAGCGCCGGTATATCGGTTAACAAAGAAGGTAAGATCTCAACCCATAAAGAGACGGGTTTAGTCAGTGATGCTTTTAAAGGCAACGTCCTAAAACAGCTTAAAGGAAATATTGGGATTGGTCACGTCCGTTACTCCACCTCAGGAGAAGATGGGGTTATGAATGCTCAACCACTGACGGTCAACCATAGTGTCGGTCAAATTGCTTTAGCCCACAACGGCAACCTCATCAATGACAGCGCGTTGCGAAACATGCTGGAAGACTCAGGGGTTGTTTTTCAAACCACCATTGATACCGAGGTAATGGTAAATATCCTGGCTAGAGGTCTTAGGCATGGGATGATTGAAGCGATTCAGCGGATGGTAGAAATTATCAAGGGCGCTTATGCCCTGGTTATTACAGTTGGCGATAAGTTAGTAGGCGTCCGTGATCCCTATGGTTTACGGCCTCTTTGCATTGGCAAAAAGGATGAAGATTATTTTTTGGCTTCGGAAAGCTGTGCCTTGGATGCCATCGGGGCAGAACTGGTTCGGGACGTTGAACCTGGTGAAATTGTAGTTATTGATGAAAATGGTTTAAACAGTTACGGACAGAATAACTGGGTGAAAAAGAAAGCCTGTATCTTTGAGTTGATTTATTTTGCCCGACCAGATTCGGTGATGGATGAAACCTCGGTTTATGCGGCTCGTCATAAGGCCGGTGAAATTCTTGCTAAAGAGGCACCGGTTGAAGCTGATGTCGTCATCGGGGTGCCGGACTCAGGGATTGGTGCCGCGATTGGTTATGCGGAAGCATCCGGTATTCCTTATGGCGTTGGTTTAATAAAGAATAAATACATCGGCCGAACCTTTATTCAGCCCAATCAGAAGCTTCGAGAAGAAGGGGTGCGCATTAAGCTAAACCCATTAAAAGAAACCATTAAGGATAAACGGGTCATTATCATTGATGACTCCATCGTTCGGGGAACAACCTCCAAACGACTGGTTGCAATTTTAAGACAAGCCGGTGCCAAAGAAGTACATTTCCGGGTTACCAGCCCGCCGGTTGCGCATACTTGTCATTTTGGGATTGATACCCCCCGGAGAAAATACCTGATTGGTGCCAAGAAAACCGTCGAAGAAATCAGAGAAATTTTAGGTGCAGATTCGCTGGCCTATATTTCTCTGGATGGTTTAAATGAGTCAGTCGGTGGAAAGACAACCTTCTGCCGCGCCTGCTTTGATGGGGAATACCCCATGGAAGTGCCAATCTTAAATGCGAATGACTAA
- the purC gene encoding phosphoribosylaminoimidazolesuccinocarboxamide synthase, translated as MEKLEQLYEGKAKKVYKTDRPDEFIIEYKDDATAFNGEKKGSIGGKGVINNKMTGVIFTMLEEKGIPTHFIKVLSEKEQLVKAVTIFPLEVIIRNTAAGSICKRLGLEEGLKLKSPIFEFCYKNDDFGDPVINDYHAIAMELATAEEIEVIREMTFKINDILKAYFLEKGINLVDFKIEFGKTNDGQIVLADEISPDTCRFWDVETNEKLDKDRFRRNLGHIEDLGHIEDLGHIEEAYEEMLKRVQA; from the coding sequence ATGGAAAAGTTAGAACAATTATATGAAGGTAAGGCAAAAAAAGTATACAAAACCGATCGTCCCGATGAATTTATCATTGAGTATAAAGATGATGCTACAGCGTTCAACGGCGAAAAAAAGGGGAGTATCGGCGGTAAAGGCGTTATTAACAATAAGATGACCGGCGTTATTTTCACGATGCTCGAAGAAAAAGGCATTCCGACTCATTTTATCAAAGTTCTTTCGGAAAAGGAACAATTGGTTAAAGCGGTTACGATTTTCCCGTTGGAAGTGATTATCCGAAACACCGCCGCCGGTTCTATTTGCAAACGCCTCGGTCTGGAAGAAGGCTTGAAACTAAAGTCACCAATTTTTGAATTCTGTTATAAAAACGATGATTTTGGCGACCCCGTCATCAATGATTATCACGCGATCGCCATGGAATTAGCTACCGCCGAAGAAATTGAAGTGATCCGCGAAATGACCTTTAAAATTAACGATATTTTAAAAGCTTATTTCCTGGAAAAAGGGATTAATCTGGTGGACTTCAAAATCGAGTTTGGTAAAACCAATGATGGACAAATCGTTTTAGCAGACGAAATCTCACCGGACACCTGTCGCTTTTGGGATGTGGAAACAAATGAAAAACTGGATAAAGACCGTTTCAGACGAAACCTTGGCCATATTGAAGACCTTGGCCATATTGAAGACCTTGGCCATATTGAAGAAGCCTATGAAGAGATGCTTAAACGCGTTCAGGCTTAA
- the purE gene encoding 5-(carboxyamino)imidazole ribonucleotide mutase translates to MSKPKVAVIMGSDSDFDIVKKCLIALEKFGVEYDVQVISAHRNPHKIFEYATTAEARGIELFIAAAGKAAHLPGVIAGITPLPVIGIPIQTSFQGGLDSLLSIVQMPSGVPVATVAVNGAENAGILAAQMLSIKYPEIREKIKTFKIQLNDEVVAKNEKVQEIL, encoded by the coding sequence ATGAGTAAACCAAAAGTCGCTGTTATTATGGGAAGTGATTCGGATTTTGACATCGTCAAAAAATGTCTGATCGCATTGGAAAAATTTGGTGTTGAATATGATGTTCAGGTTATTTCAGCCCACCGGAATCCGCACAAAATTTTCGAATACGCAACGACAGCTGAAGCCCGGGGTATTGAGTTGTTTATTGCAGCGGCCGGGAAAGCTGCGCACCTGCCGGGAGTCATCGCCGGGATCACACCACTGCCAGTCATCGGTATTCCCATTCAAACTTCTTTTCAGGGAGGACTGGATTCGCTTTTATCGATTGTCCAGATGCCATCAGGCGTACCGGTTGCGACCGTTGCGGTTAATGGTGCTGAAAATGCCGGGATTTTGGCAGCCCAGATGCTATCAATCAAGTATCCGGAGATTCGGGAGAAAATAAAGACCTTTAAAATTCAGTTAAATGATGAAGTTGTCGCTAAAAATGAAAAAGTTCAGGAGATTCTATAA
- a CDS encoding phosphoribosylformylglycinamidine synthase, with protein MIKRIFVEKKDRFEVEAKSLTQTFQRILKISKLKSMRILYRYDVEGVTDGLFNQIIDTILSEPNVDQVFEGVLQINDDENIFGISYLPGQYDQHGDSAIQCIQIVSGERALIKVAKIVVLIGELTQNELNSIKRYMINPVDSQEASLEPFATLVDEVREPADIKQLDGFIALQADQLEAFRVDNGFAMTTEDILFVQKYFNKDEKRNPTITELKVIDTYWSDHCRHTTFLTQIKQVQFLGDDPISQAMKRAYDDYCQARTALYGENTKRPMSLMDLAVIGTKALKKQGRIPDLDESEEINACSINMVVDHDGVDEEWLLMFKNETHNHPTEIEPFGGAATCLGGAIRDPLSGRSYVYQAMRVTGAWDPRAAIEDTLPGKLPQRKISTEAAHGYSSYGNQIGLATGQVTEVYDPGFLAKRMEVGAVIAAAPKENVIRERPTPGDVVLLVGGRTGRDGCGGATGSSKVHTEESILESGAEVQKGNPVEERKIQRLFRRKELANLIKRCNDFGAGGVSVAIGELADSLEIDLDKVPKKYEGLDGTELAISESQERMAVVVDPKNVDAFITMGNAENLEITPVATVTDSGRLIMKWRGTEVLNISRAFLETNGAPQFIDVVIEPPMEIKSDKKTADQDPKKDENFNFINKITETLKDLNVASQRGMVEMFDATIGAGTVVMPYGGKNALSPMDGMVAKIPMIHGDTTTCSMMTFGYNPVIAKSSPFLGGMMGVLESLSKLVAIGGDYKKARLSFQEYFERLGQEPLKWGRPFAALLGAHQVQTAMGTPAIGGKDSMSGTFGELTVPPTLISFAVATAHVDTVITSELKSTESLIQLFVLPVDENGVPELTVVKAVYDIIIKANQEGKILSAKTIGCGGLVEAITKMAFGNSVGVTLNDRIDPAFLFKPLYGSILVESFEILEGSTPIGKTNGGGEIVYGRDAIAINQLVEVWEAPLRSVYPEKMETAGAVKTLSFNAKPFVYRKEKQPKPQVFIPVFPGTNCEYDSVKAFENAGAKPFTTIFKNQSAQDITHSIDDMAAHIRASQIIMIPGGFSAGDQPNGSGKFIAAVFRNQKMMDAVMDLLNNRDGLVLGICNGFQALIKLGLVPTGEICPITAEMPTLTFNTIGRHVSTIPMTRISSNLSPWLANTKVGDIHRMPMSHGEGRFVANDAVLRTLIENGQIATQYVDFEGEATLSGCFNPNGSVYAVEGITSRDGRVLGKMGHSERIGKNLYKNIPGNMDQQIFKAGVNYFK; from the coding sequence GTGATAAAACGAATTTTTGTAGAAAAAAAAGACCGGTTTGAAGTTGAAGCTAAATCGCTGACACAAACCTTTCAACGAATTTTAAAGATTTCGAAGCTTAAGTCTATGCGTATCTTATACCGATATGACGTAGAAGGCGTGACAGATGGTTTGTTCAATCAGATTATTGATACCATTTTATCCGAGCCCAATGTCGATCAGGTCTTTGAAGGAGTCCTTCAGATTAACGACGACGAGAACATTTTTGGGATTTCCTATTTACCTGGCCAATATGATCAACATGGTGATTCGGCGATTCAGTGTATTCAGATCGTGTCGGGGGAACGGGCGCTGATTAAGGTAGCTAAAATTGTTGTCCTTATAGGAGAATTGACACAAAATGAACTGAATAGCATCAAGCGCTATATGATCAATCCGGTGGATTCTCAGGAAGCCAGCCTGGAACCTTTTGCCACTTTGGTTGATGAGGTGCGGGAGCCAGCAGATATCAAGCAGTTAGATGGTTTTATTGCGCTGCAGGCAGATCAATTAGAAGCGTTTCGGGTGGACAATGGATTCGCCATGACGACCGAGGATATCTTGTTTGTGCAAAAATATTTTAATAAAGATGAAAAACGAAACCCGACCATTACGGAATTAAAGGTCATTGATACCTATTGGTCGGATCATTGTCGTCATACAACCTTTTTGACTCAAATTAAACAGGTACAGTTTCTGGGAGATGATCCCATTTCACAGGCGATGAAGCGGGCCTATGATGATTACTGTCAGGCCAGAACAGCGCTATACGGAGAAAACACTAAACGACCGATGAGCCTGATGGATCTGGCTGTGATTGGGACGAAAGCCCTAAAGAAACAGGGACGGATACCAGATTTGGATGAGTCAGAAGAAATCAACGCCTGCAGTATTAACATGGTCGTCGATCATGATGGTGTCGATGAAGAATGGCTGTTGATGTTTAAAAATGAAACGCATAATCATCCCACCGAAATTGAACCATTTGGGGGTGCTGCCACCTGTTTGGGTGGAGCCATCCGAGATCCTCTTTCAGGACGAAGCTACGTTTATCAGGCGATGCGGGTTACTGGCGCTTGGGATCCTCGGGCCGCGATTGAAGATACTCTCCCGGGCAAATTGCCGCAGCGTAAAATTTCGACTGAAGCCGCCCATGGCTACAGTTCCTACGGGAATCAAATCGGCCTGGCAACCGGTCAGGTTACTGAAGTTTACGATCCCGGTTTTCTGGCCAAGCGAATGGAAGTCGGCGCCGTGATTGCGGCAGCCCCCAAAGAAAATGTCATCCGCGAACGTCCCACTCCAGGCGATGTGGTGTTGTTAGTCGGTGGACGAACCGGTCGGGATGGCTGCGGCGGCGCTACTGGTTCATCCAAGGTTCACACGGAAGAATCCATTTTAGAAAGCGGTGCAGAGGTTCAAAAAGGGAATCCGGTCGAAGAACGAAAAATCCAGCGGTTGTTTAGAAGAAAAGAACTGGCCAATTTAATCAAGCGTTGCAACGATTTTGGTGCCGGTGGTGTATCGGTAGCAATTGGTGAACTAGCGGACAGCCTGGAAATTGATTTAGACAAGGTACCAAAAAAATATGAAGGTTTGGATGGTACCGAGCTGGCCATCTCTGAATCTCAGGAACGTATGGCCGTGGTGGTTGATCCCAAGAATGTGGACGCTTTTATCACCATGGGAAACGCTGAAAATCTTGAGATTACCCCGGTTGCCACGGTTACTGATTCCGGTCGCCTGATCATGAAATGGCGGGGCACAGAGGTTTTAAATATCTCCCGCGCATTTCTTGAAACCAATGGTGCGCCGCAATTTATTGATGTAGTGATTGAACCGCCGATGGAAATAAAAAGTGATAAAAAAACAGCGGATCAAGATCCTAAAAAAGATGAAAACTTTAATTTTATCAATAAGATCACAGAAACTTTAAAAGATCTGAATGTAGCCAGCCAGCGGGGCATGGTGGAAATGTTTGACGCGACCATTGGTGCCGGTACTGTGGTCATGCCCTATGGCGGCAAAAACGCGCTCTCACCAATGGATGGTATGGTGGCTAAGATCCCGATGATTCATGGCGATACCACCACCTGCAGCATGATGACTTTTGGCTATAATCCGGTCATTGCCAAAAGCAGTCCTTTTCTAGGCGGGATGATGGGGGTTCTTGAATCTCTATCTAAACTGGTCGCCATCGGTGGGGATTACAAAAAAGCCCGCCTCAGTTTCCAGGAATATTTTGAACGATTGGGTCAAGAACCACTTAAATGGGGCCGACCTTTTGCAGCCCTTTTAGGTGCCCATCAAGTCCAGACAGCGATGGGAACACCGGCCATCGGCGGTAAGGATAGTATGTCGGGTACCTTTGGTGAATTGACCGTTCCGCCAACCCTGATTTCCTTTGCGGTGGCGACAGCCCATGTCGATACGGTGATAACCAGCGAACTCAAGTCCACCGAATCATTAATCCAATTATTCGTACTACCGGTGGATGAAAATGGGGTGCCGGAATTAACGGTGGTTAAAGCCGTTTATGATATCATCATCAAAGCTAATCAGGAAGGTAAAATCTTAAGTGCAAAAACCATTGGTTGTGGTGGCCTGGTAGAAGCGATCACAAAAATGGCTTTCGGAAATAGTGTTGGAGTTACCCTTAATGACCGGATCGATCCAGCCTTTTTGTTTAAACCCCTGTATGGCAGTATTTTAGTCGAAAGCTTTGAGATCCTGGAAGGATCAACCCCGATCGGAAAAACAAATGGTGGCGGAGAAATTGTTTATGGCCGTGATGCGATCGCGATTAATCAACTCGTTGAAGTCTGGGAAGCGCCGTTGCGATCGGTGTACCCGGAAAAAATGGAAACCGCTGGAGCAGTAAAAACCTTAAGTTTTAATGCCAAACCTTTTGTTTACAGGAAAGAAAAGCAGCCAAAACCGCAGGTGTTTATTCCGGTTTTTCCGGGAACCAACTGCGAATATGATTCGGTCAAAGCCTTTGAAAACGCTGGCGCAAAACCGTTCACCACCATTTTTAAAAATCAGTCGGCTCAGGATATAACCCACTCCATTGATGATATGGCAGCGCATATCAGAGCCTCCCAGATAATTATGATTCCTGGTGGATTCAGTGCCGGGGATCAACCCAACGGTTCTGGTAAATTTATTGCCGCGGTTTTCAGAAATCAGAAAATGATGGATGCTGTCATGGATTTACTTAATAACCGGGACGGTTTGGTTCTGGGAATCTGTAACGGCTTCCAGGCGCTAATCAAGTTAGGACTGGTACCCACTGGTGAAATCTGTCCGATTACCGCGGAGATGCCAACCTTAACCTTTAATACGATTGGCCGTCATGTTTCGACCATCCCGATGACCCGAATCAGTTCCAATTTGTCACCATGGCTTGCCAACACCAAGGTGGGAGACATCCATCGCATGCCCATGTCTCATGGGGAAGGCCGATTCGTGGCTAATGATGCGGTGTTAAGAACCCTTATCGAAAATGGTCAGATTGCTACCCAATATGTGGATTTCGAGGGTGAAGCCACCCTTTCGGGGTGTTTTAATCCGAACGGTTCAGTTTATGCAGTCGAAGGTATTACCAGCCGGGACGGACGGGTGCTTGGAAAAATGGGTCACTCTGAACGGATCGGCAAGAATCTTTATAAAAACATACCTGGAAATATGGATCAGCAGATTTTTAAAGCGGGCGTTAATTATTTTAAATAA
- the purM gene encoding phosphoribosylformylglycinamidine cyclo-ligase, whose protein sequence is MSENQMKTDAYRQAGVDVEAGYESVKLMKADVKRTFNDQVLSHLGGFGGLFELPEGYQKPVLVSGTDGVGTKLRLAFMMDRHDTIGVDCVAMCVNDILCQGAQPMFFLDYIACGKNYPLKIATIVKGIAEGCIQGNMALIGGETAEMPDMYGLDEYDLAGFAVGIVEKDDIVTGATIAEGDVLVGLPSSGVHSNGFSLVRKVLFKDLSLDVNTYVDDLGMTLGEALLTPTRIYVKALVDLIKPCKIKGMSHITGGGFYENIPRMIPDGLCAKVDPSVIETLPIFKFIQEAGKIPAESMYATFNMGIGLVAVLPVDQVEAFVSGLTAKGEKPVILGSIVKGEEKINLCL, encoded by the coding sequence ATGTCAGAAAATCAGATGAAAACAGATGCATATCGACAGGCCGGAGTCGACGTGGAAGCAGGTTACGAATCGGTTAAATTGATGAAGGCCGATGTCAAGCGGACCTTTAATGATCAGGTCCTTTCGCACCTGGGGGGATTTGGCGGACTTTTCGAATTACCGGAAGGGTACCAGAAACCGGTCCTGGTTTCGGGTACGGATGGAGTTGGAACCAAACTGCGCCTGGCGTTTATGATGGATCGCCATGATACCATCGGCGTTGACTGCGTCGCGATGTGTGTTAATGATATCTTATGTCAGGGTGCCCAACCAATGTTTTTTTTGGACTACATTGCCTGCGGTAAAAACTATCCCCTCAAAATTGCCACCATTGTTAAAGGGATTGCTGAAGGCTGTATCCAGGGAAATATGGCTTTAATTGGTGGTGAAACCGCGGAAATGCCGGATATGTACGGCCTCGATGAATATGACCTGGCCGGTTTTGCGGTGGGCATCGTTGAAAAAGATGATATTGTCACGGGTGCAACTATTGCTGAAGGTGATGTTCTGGTAGGCCTGCCATCCTCCGGGGTTCATAGTAACGGTTTTTCGCTGGTGCGAAAAGTTTTGTTTAAGGATCTATCCTTGGACGTCAACACCTATGTGGACGATTTGGGGATGACTTTGGGTGAAGCACTACTGACACCGACCCGAATTTATGTTAAAGCATTGGTTGATTTGATCAAGCCCTGCAAAATCAAAGGCATGAGCCATATCACCGGCGGCGGGTTCTATGAAAATATTCCCCGAATGATTCCTGACGGACTGTGCGCTAAGGTTGACCCCAGCGTGATCGAAACCCTACCGATTTTTAAATTTATCCAGGAAGCGGGAAAAATTCCCGCTGAAAGCATGTATGCCACCTTTAATATGGGAATTGGTCTGGTGGCAGTTCTGCCAGTTGATCAGGTTGAAGCCTTTGTGTCCGGTTTAACAGCCAAGGGCGAAAAGCCGGTTATTCTTGGTTCCATCGTTAAAGGAGAGGAAAAAATCAACTTATGTCTGTAA
- the purN gene encoding phosphoribosylglycinamide formyltransferase, giving the protein MSVKALKKIGVLVSGGGTNFQSLIDTIHHKYGVIAVVISNNRQAFGLERGEAAGIPAVAINPKGYPSNEAFDEKIVDILSGYNVDLVVLAGYMKIITPVFVKAYPNAIINIHPALIPSFCGAGFYGMHVHQAVIDYGVKVTGATVHFVNEVADGGPVIFQETVMVADDDTPESIQQKVLKIEHELLPKAVKAFCLDQLTVDGRTVKYLKSQSNHESNF; this is encoded by the coding sequence ATGTCTGTAAAAGCTTTAAAAAAAATCGGCGTGCTGGTTTCTGGCGGCGGGACCAATTTTCAATCCTTGATTGATACCATTCATCATAAATATGGTGTAATTGCGGTGGTGATTTCCAATAACCGCCAGGCTTTTGGTTTGGAACGGGGGGAAGCCGCTGGGATTCCGGCAGTGGCCATCAATCCCAAAGGTTATCCCAGCAATGAAGCCTTTGATGAAAAAATTGTCGATATTTTAAGTGGCTATAACGTCGATCTGGTGGTGCTGGCCGGCTATATGAAAATCATTACCCCAGTTTTTGTGAAAGCTTATCCCAACGCCATTATCAATATTCATCCAGCCCTAATTCCATCTTTTTGCGGGGCCGGTTTTTACGGGATGCATGTTCATCAGGCCGTCATCGATTATGGCGTCAAGGTTACTGGGGCAACGGTTCACTTTGTTAACGAAGTGGCCGACGGAGGTCCGGTGATCTTTCAGGAAACCGTTATGGTTGCGGATGATGATACCCCTGAATCGATCCAGCAGAAAGTCCTTAAAATTGAACACGAGCTTTTACCAAAGGCGGTGAAGGCTTTTTGTCTTGACCAATTGACGGTGGATGGTCGAACCGTTAAATATTTAAAGAGTCAAAGTAATCATGAATCAAATTTTTGA
- a CDS encoding MBL fold metallo-hydrolase, translating into MKIFHLHHSGFLIQLEDKTLIFDCFTHIPTSLLRKGIPHFFFVSHGHGDHYNVDIFSTNRIYHPTYIISDDIPKASTHKTHAIGPYQHMSLGGMDIKTFGSTDQGISFYIATNSHRIFHAGDLNWWDWDTSEKPNIDPIQEEKDFKAELEKMKSLPMEFAFIPVDPRLGDSFYKAGQYFIETFHPKVMIPMHFRDEFGIIKQFKAKIGNTATVIPEFKERNVRIKNTWSLDN; encoded by the coding sequence ATGAAAATTTTCCATTTGCATCATAGCGGCTTTTTAATCCAATTAGAGGATAAAACCTTGATTTTTGATTGCTTTACTCATATTCCCACCAGTTTACTACGCAAAGGAATTCCTCATTTTTTCTTTGTGTCACACGGGCATGGTGACCACTACAACGTCGATATTTTTTCGACTAACCGAATCTATCACCCTACCTACATAATTAGTGATGACATTCCCAAGGCATCTACCCACAAAACCCATGCCATCGGTCCCTACCAGCATATGTCGTTGGGCGGGATGGACATCAAAACCTTTGGGTCTACTGACCAGGGCATCTCTTTTTATATTGCCACTAATTCCCACCGTATTTTTCATGCCGGGGACCTTAACTGGTGGGACTGGGACACCAGCGAAAAGCCAAACATCGATCCAATACAGGAAGAAAAAGACTTTAAGGCTGAACTGGAAAAAATGAAGAGCCTACCCATGGAATTTGCCTTTATTCCCGTTGACCCGCGTCTCGGCGATTCCTTCTACAAGGCCGGCCAATACTTTATTGAAACCTTCCATCCTAAGGTCATGATTCCCATGCATTTTCGGGATGAGTTTGGAATCATCAAACAGTTTAAAGCCAAAATCGGAAACACCGCAACTGTTATTCCTGAATTTAAAGAACGAAATGTAAGAATTAAAAACACTTGGTCTTTAGACAACTAA